A genomic stretch from Cryomorphaceae bacterium includes:
- the bshA gene encoding N-acetyl-alpha-D-glucosaminyl L-malate synthase BshA → MRIGIVLYPTFGGSGVVATELGKALADKGHEIHFITYNQPARLGAFGGNIFYHEVRVSDYPLFDYPPYELVLASKLVDVVKHEKLDLLHVHYAIPHASAAYMARQILLEQGLYIPFITTLHGTDITLVGKDASFEPVITFAINQSDAVTAVSKSLRDDTYRHFSISRDIEVIPNFVNVAHYPERKEGAEKRIYAPNGEKILVHISNFREVKRVPDVVKIYTRVRQQLPAKLLLVGDGPQRGMVEQMCRELGTCSDIRFLGKLQQPENILALADLFVLTSESESFGLSSLEAMACGVPVISTNTGGIPEVNIHGETGFLSNVGDVESMARDAIKLLSDDEMYIHFSKQSRRRAESFDVAKIVPRYEALYKQVVERAKVTP, encoded by the coding sequence ATGCGGATAGGAATTGTATTGTATCCTACTTTTGGAGGTAGCGGTGTGGTAGCCACAGAGTTGGGGAAAGCGTTGGCTGATAAAGGTCACGAAATTCACTTTATCACCTACAATCAACCTGCGCGACTCGGTGCCTTTGGCGGGAATATTTTCTACCATGAAGTGCGCGTAAGCGATTATCCGCTCTTTGACTATCCACCATACGAGTTGGTGCTGGCCAGTAAACTGGTAGATGTGGTGAAACATGAAAAACTGGATTTGCTGCACGTTCACTACGCTATTCCACATGCTTCAGCGGCTTATATGGCCCGCCAGATTCTCCTGGAGCAAGGATTGTACATCCCTTTCATTACCACGCTTCACGGTACGGATATCACGCTGGTAGGTAAAGACGCGTCGTTTGAGCCGGTCATTACTTTTGCTATTAATCAGAGTGACGCGGTGACTGCGGTGTCCAAAAGCCTTCGCGATGATACATACCGGCATTTCTCCATTTCGCGGGATATTGAAGTGATTCCGAATTTTGTGAATGTGGCCCATTACCCAGAGCGCAAGGAAGGGGCAGAAAAACGCATTTACGCTCCCAACGGAGAGAAAATATTGGTTCACATATCCAACTTCCGCGAGGTGAAACGCGTTCCGGATGTGGTGAAAATTTACACGCGGGTTCGGCAGCAACTTCCCGCTAAATTGCTGTTGGTGGGCGACGGCCCTCAGCGTGGCATGGTTGAGCAAATGTGCCGCGAACTAGGCACCTGTTCGGATATTCGATTTCTTGGCAAACTGCAGCAACCCGAGAATATTCTGGCGCTGGCCGATTTATTTGTTCTGACATCTGAATCAGAGAGTTTTGGACTTTCGTCACTCGAGGCAATGGCCTGCGGAGTTCCGGTGATTTCTACCAATACCGGTGGTATTCCCGAGGTGAACATTCACGGAGAAACCGGGTTTTTGTCGAACGTGGGCGACGTGGAAAGCATGGCCCGCGATGCCATTAAGTTGCTGAGCGATGATGAGATGTATATCCATTTCAGCAAGCAATCTCGCCGCAGGGCAGAGAGTTTCGATGTGGCCAAAATCGTTCCTCGCTACGAAGCACTTTACAAACAGGTTGTTGAGAGAGCCAAAGTAACACCATGA